The sequence GACCAAGAGATTTCCTATCATCAAGTGATACCATCCGATCAGGCGATCGCAACCATTAAACGATTATCTCAGCAGTTTCCCATTGAGACAATTGTCATGGGGAACCAAACCACCTCTAAGCAATGGCAAGGGAAAATTCGAGAAGTCATTTCCGCCCCTATTCCCATTGTCTTAGTCGATGAACGCTATAGTACATTAGAAGCCCGCGATCGCTACTGGCAAATGTATCCCCCCAAAGGACTCCAACGCCTAATTCCCCAAGGGATGCGCCAGCCACCTCGACCGATTGATGATATTGTCGCTATCTTACTCATTGAGCGTTTATAGCAATAGACACATCGATTAGGACGTTCGGCACCATTGTAGAGACGCGCCATGGCGCGTCTCTACATAAATGATGTGTCCTAACAGCCATGGCGGTTGCTATACTTACAAACTCAGACCTAAAAATTAGGTCTGGGCGGGTTTTGAACCAACGTTATCATCAATAGCGATACCAAAGTCCCTAAACCCGCCCCTACAAACTCAGACCTAAAAATTAGGTCTGGGCGGGTTTTGAACCAACGTTATCATCAATAGCGATACCAAAGTCCCTAAACCCGCCCCTACAAACTCAGACCTAAAAATTAGGTCTGGGCGGGTTTTGAACCAACGTTATCATCAATAGCGATACCAAAGTCCCTAAACCCGCCCCTACAAACTCAGACCTAAAAATTAGGTCTGGGCGGGTTTTGAACCAACGTTATCATCAATAGCGATACCAAAGTCCCTAAACCCGCCCCTACAAACTCAGACCTAAAAATTAGGTCTGGGCGGGTTTTGAACCAACGTTATCATCAATAGCGATACCAAAGTCCCTAAACCCGCCCCTACAAACTCAGACCTAAAAATTAGGTCTGGGCGGGTTTTGAACCAACGTTATCATCAATAGCGATACCAAAGTCCCTAAACCCGCCCCTACAAACTCAGACCTAAAAATTAGGTCTGGGCGGGTTTTGAACCAACGTTATCATCAATAGCGATACCAAAGTCCCTAAACCCGCCCCTACAAACTCAGACCTAAAAATTAGGTCTGGGCGGGTTTTGAACCAACGTTATCATCAATAGCGACACCAAAGTCCCTAAACCCGCCCCTACAAACCATGTTTCCTCGAAAGCTGTGAAGGGTTAACCCTCAACACTCTTATAATTCCGCCCGAATAGTAAACGCATAATCTCCTCCTGGTTCCAACTGGTAATCGCAACGTTCTAAAAATCGACCCAGTGGTTCTTGAATTAAAGCACGTCCCAAAGCAGGTCTGACGACTAACTGACCTTGACGGAAACGCCATTGAAACTGCCACTCATAAGCAGCCGCTTGAACATCTCCTTCAATTTTGCCCTGTTGCCAAGAGTGCTGGGTAATCCGAACGTAGGCAGTGGTTTCCGGTAAATTCTTAGAACTCACAGCTAAACCTATTCAGCTTAAACATTATTCTGGATGCAGCTTAGGGCGCACAAGTCCAGATTCGAGCATTTTATACTAAACTACCGAAAAATCCGTGATTGTCAACTCTAGAACTGAAACCGTGACCGATGAATATTTCGAGAATCTCAATACCAAGTATCCATCAAGGCACAGTAAACAATATGGCTGGCTGGGAGAGAAGTGAGTACAATAAACGATGAATCCTCAAATTATTGATAACCATGGGTCAATCTTAGCAAGAAAAGTTATGCCAAAAACTCAACCCCCCGTCAAACTGCGCTTGTGGACTATTGAAGAGTACCATCGAATAAATGATCGCTCGGAACCCGAACCCGATGTTGCTCTCGTCAGAGTTGATCCCCTAGACTATGCTGACCATCATCCCCTAGCATCCGATATTTATCTGATTATCGAAGTAGCCGATCCATTCGGTACACTGAAAAAAATAAATAGTATAGGAGGGGATAATGACCCAGAATAATCGCTCCCAATGGGATGCTGGTAGATTTGTCAAAACATTAGCTTACTTTGAGGTTATCCCTTTTATTAGCTGTTTAAAACGCTTATTTTCAGGTAATACACAACATCATAAACCAAGCCAAAGTGGAGGAAAACGATTGGGTAAGATAGTGGTAGCTGGTGCAACGGGTGGCGTCGGGAAGCGAGTCGTGCGGCGTCTGATGGAACGGGATTATCCGGTACGCGCTTTAGTCAGAGATTCTCAGCGAGGGCGGGAAATGCTGGGAGATGAGGTGGAACTATTTGAAGCTGATATCACTATCCCAGAAACCTTAACCCCTGCCATGATGGACGGTATCTCCGCCGTTATTTGTTGTACAGGTGTTCGGGTGCAACCTGTAGAAGGAGATACACCAAACCGGGAAAAATATTATCAAGGCATCAAATTCTATATGCCAGAAGTTGTCGATAGTCCCGA comes from Coleofasciculus chthonoplastes PCC 7420 and encodes:
- a CDS encoding pre-16S rRNA-processing nuclease YqgF — translated: MILGFDPGRDKCGLAVKGKDQEISYHQVIPSDQAIATIKRLSQQFPIETIVMGNQTTSKQWQGKIREVISAPIPIVLVDERYSTLEARDRYWQMYPPKGLQRLIPQGMRQPPRPIDDIVAILLIERL
- a CDS encoding DUF3146 family protein, which translates into the protein MSSKNLPETTAYVRITQHSWQQGKIEGDVQAAAYEWQFQWRFRQGQLVVRPALGRALIQEPLGRFLERCDYQLEPGGDYAFTIRAEL
- a CDS encoding Uma2 family endonuclease, whose amino-acid sequence is MNPQIIDNHGSILARKVMPKTQPPVKLRLWTIEEYHRINDRSEPEPDVALVRVDPLDYADHHPLASDIYLIIEVADPFGTLKKINSIGGDNDPE